TCTTTGGATTCATTTCTATTATTGGATTGCTCTTCTTTCACAAAGCTGTGCCTGAAACAAGAAATAAAGTGTTAGAAGATATTAAAACACCTAAAATACATCTATGACCACGTGGAACTTAAAACGCTTTTATCCAAGTTTTCAAGCTTGGGTAAAAGACTTTGTCAGCTTAGAAAAGCGCATCAAAAAAGAGCCTCTAAAAGCTTTTGTAAAAGCTAAAACAACAACAGCTTTTTTCAAGCTACTTAAGACCTTTTTTACCCTTTCGCAACATCTTGAAAAGGTGTATACTTATATCCATTTAGTCCACGACTTAGATCTTGCCAACACTTCCGCCAAAACGCAGTACAAAAAAATCCTGCAACTTGTCCAAGATTTTGAAAATCAATCTGCGTTTATATCCCCTCTTTTGATCAAACAAAAAACACCGCTTTTAAAAGCATTGCAGAAACGCTACCCTCAATTCATCACAAAACTTCTGCGCCAAAAAAAACACACACTTTCTGAAAAAGAAGAACAGATTTTAGCCTCATCTAGTTTAATGGCAGCAGTTCCTTCACAAACCTTTTCTGTCCTTAATAATGTGGATTTTGATTTTGGATTTGTTTTAGATAAAAATAAGAAAAAAAAGCGCCTGACTCATGGTAGCTATCTCGCCTTTTTAAAAAATCCCGATCGCACGCTTAGAAAACATGCCTTCTGTGCCCTGCACAACACATTTAAATCCATGCAAAACACGCTTACAGAATTGCTCTCAGGTCACGTACAAACGCACCTTTTTCATTCCAAAACAAAACATTTCAGCTCGCCTTTAGACGCTGCACTTTTTGACAAAAAGATTGATACGAGCGTGTATTATAATTTAATCAAAAGTGTACAAAAAGCACTGCCCTCGCTGCACACTTTTTTAAAATTAAAACGAGATCTCTTAAGTCTGAAATCTATGCATCTTTACGACGTCTATTTACCTCTTTATTCAAACAAGAAGCGCTATGATTACAAAGATGCCAAAACGTGCGTTTTAGAAGCTATAAAACCTCTTGGCAAAGACTACCATCGTATCTTACAACAAGGTCTTAATCAATGGGATTGGGTCGATGTGTATGAAAAAAAACACAAGCGCTCTGGCGCCTATTCATCAGGCTGCTATGATTCCGACCCTTATATTTTGCTCAACTACACACACACGCTATATGACGTGTTTGTGCTCGCTCATGAAGGTGGCCATAGTATGCACTCTTATTTGTCTAAGTATACACAACCATTTGATGAAGCAAGCTACCCCATTTTTTTAGCAGAAATCGCTTCGATCACAAACGAAGAGCTTTTATTTGCACATCTTTTAAAACAGGCCAAAACAGACAAAGAAAAAGCTGCCCTTTTAGCCATGCGCTTAGATGATGTGCGCGCCACGCTTTTTCGACAAACCATGTTTGCAGAATTTGAACTTTGGATGCATGAAACTATTGAAGCAACTCCTCTAACATCCCAGCTACTTTGTCAAAAATATTATGCACTCAACAAAGCCTATTTTGGTTCTGGCGTCAATGTCGATCAAGAAATCGAGATTGAATGGGCGCGCATTCCCCATTTTTATTTCAATTTTTATGTCTTTAACTACGCCACGAGCTATTGCATTGCTCAAACTTTCGCCAAACAGATCTTGGCGGGCAATGAAAAGGCAAAAAAGGGTTATCTCACACTCCTCAAATCAGGAGGTTCTAAATTTCCTATAGATCTTTTAAAAGAGCTTGGTCTTGATTTAACCACTTCTAAAGTTTTTGATACTGCCCTCAAAGATTTTGCAAAAAAAACCAAAGAGCTAAAAACCTTGTTGCATAAAAAATAGAAAAGGTTTAACACGATACACTAAAGACTGGTTAATGGAGGATATGTTTTACACACAAGAAGAAAAACATGAGGGATCTTTTGAAATTGCAAACGATAAGGGTTTGCATACACGACCTTCTGCAGAACTTGCCAAGCTTGCCATGACTTTTAGCTCTAACATTTCATTGATATTGGACAATCAAAAAGTCAACGCAAAATCTTTGCTCGAAATTTTAACACTCTCTGCAACTAAAGGATCTGTCATAAAAATCGAAGCTGTTGGAAAAGACAGCAAACAAGTTATTGATGAGTTATGCCAACTAGCATGCAAGAATTTCAAAATGGCTTACTAGTGCCCTTAAGAGAGTTTATCAAAAACCTTCACATCACCATTGGAATATCCAACAATTGCAGCAGTTGCTAGATCAAAGAAAAAACCTGTTTCGATCACACCCGTAACTTTTTTAATCTCTTCATGCATGGTTTCTGGTTTTTTGTCAGAAGGTATTTCTATATCTAAGATCACTCCCCCATTATCTGTGAAAAAAAGTTCATCTTCCTTTTGGCGATAGCTTCCAAAATACCCCAATTTTTCCAACTTGTGTTTGATAGAATCTCTTCCAAAAGCCACAATTTCTACAGGAAGTTTCCAGTGCATTCCAAGTCGATCCACAAGCTTTGTCTCATCTACAAGTACAATCATTTTTTCCGACATATCAGCCACAATTTTTTCTCTTGTCAGCGCGCCACCACCACCCTTAATCAAAGAAAAGCTTTTAAGATCGATTTCATCCGCTCCATCAAGGGTAAGATCGATTTTAGTGATCTGGTTGATATCTCTAAATTTTAAGCCGCCTTCCTTCGCGAGTATTTCAGATTCTTTACTTGTCGCGACGACTTCTATGTTAAGATGTTCTTTTTTGACACGTTCAATAAGCGCTTCGATAAAATATTTAGCCGTACTTCCTGTTCCAAGACCGATGAGCATCCCATCTTCAACAAATTGAGCAGCCCTTTCTCCAACTTCTTGTTTGACTTGATCCATCATTTTTCATACACTCCTAGTAAACTGACGTTACGCATTACCTTCTATTTATAGAAGGGCTGCAAGTAACAACCTACAGCGTTTTGCTCCTTGCTCAACTCTCGCGGAGTTGGGCTCGTCGCAATACTTGTATCTTGTTTCTTTCGATCCTCCTCTAAACAGAATTTACTACGTAACACCAGTAAATTTTATTTTAGGGAAAATATGATTAGCCGACAAGAACTTTTAGCCTATTGTGATAGCTTATTAAAACCCGAAGAATTTGATGACTATTGCCATAACGGTCTTCAAGTAGAAGGTACAGAGTCAATTCAAAAAATTGCATCGGCTGTCTCCTGCACGCAAGAATCGATCGAAAAAGCGATTAAACTTGGTGCTCAATGCCTTTTTTGCCACCATGGACTTTTTTGGTACAAAAGCCCCCAAACGATCACAGGGCCCATGCGTAAAAAGCTAAAACAAGCGCTTAGAGCAGATCTCAACATCATCGGCTATCATTTGCCTCTTGATTATTCAGAACAATTTGGAAATAATTTTATGGCCGCAAAGAGACTTGGATTAAAAAATCTTGAACATTTTGGCATGTCTAATATCGGCGTCAGAGGCACTCTGGATTCTATTGATATTGATGCCTTTCAAAAGCAATGCGAGAGCCTATTTGGCCAAAAAGGCCATCTTGCTCTTTTTGGAAAAAAAACACTTCAATCTTGTGCGATCATTTCTGGTGGCGCTCATAGAGATTTTATCCACGCCATCCATTTAGGAGTAGATGCATTTATTACAGGAAGTTTTGATGAACCTATGTGGCATATGGCCAAAGAATACAACTGTCACTTTTTAGCTTTCGGACATGACAAAACAGAACAAATAGGTATTCAAACATTGACACAACATTTGGCAGATAAATTTAAGTTAGAAACCACGTTTATTGATCTAGGTTGCCCCTTCTAGCTTCTTGGCTAAATCTTTGATTTCAGGACTTTCCTCAACAATATTATCGGCAACTTGAGGTCTTTCTTTTTTCATGCGCTCAAATCGATTCTGGATTTTGGATTTTTCTCCTTTTATTGCGCGCTCTGTGACTAGTGTGGTTTGTTTTTCTATCACCGATTTCAATCGTTTTCTAACTCTTTTGGTTTTCTTACTTTCTTTCGCAATCATACTATTTCTCCGCAACTAACAGTGTATCAAACATTTTGTTTAAAATCAATGACTCAAGTTTGGATTTGACTCGAATAGAAAAAGCTCCTACACTACGGGGCATGGAAAATGTATTTGATGTCTTAAAAGAGCGCGGTTTTTTAGATGCTGTAACGTCCAAGGATCTGCAAAAACATTTGCAAAAACCTAGAAAAATCTACCTTGGTTTTGATCCTACAGCAGATAGCCTGCACGTAGGATCGTTGGTTGGCATCATGGTTTTAAAATGGCTGCAAAAGTTTGGGCATCAGCCTATCGTTATGCTAGGTGGTGGAACAGGATACATTGGAGATCCTAGTGGAAAATCTCAAGAACGTCCCCTTTTACAAGACCATATCATTAAAGAAAATGTTGCAGGGATCAAAAAGCTTTTTTCTCAAATTCTCGATTTTTCAGATCCCAAAATAGCCCCTGAATTTTACAATAATCACGACTGGTTTTGTGACTTTTCTGTTCTAGATTTTTTAAGGGACGTAGGCAAGCATTTTCGCATAGGAACCATGCTTGCCAAAGACAATGTAAAAAAACGCCTCCATTCCAATGAGGGTCTCTCTTTTACAGAGTTTTCCTATTCTTTGTTACAAGGCTATGATTTTTATAAACTTTTCACACATGGCGTAGATGTACAGATAGGAGGATCGGATCAATGGGGAAACATTGTCTCTGGACTCGATCTGATTCGAAAAAAAACCGACAAGCAAGCTTTTGGGATGACTTACCCTCTGTTAACAAAACCTGATGGCACAAAATATGGAAAAACAGAGCAAGGCACTATTTGGCTATCTGAAAACAAGCTCAACGTGTATGCTTTTTACCAATTTTTCATCCGCATTCCTGATGAAGAAGTGATCCATTTAATGAAAATACTCACCTTTTTGGATCTAGAAGAGATTGCTTCTTATGAAACTCATCTAAAAGCCCATCCACAAGCGACACAAAAAGCGCTTGCCAAAGAGGTGACTACCATTGTGCATGGAGAAGAAAAAACCAAGCTGGCCATACAAGCTTCTCAATTGGCACATCCTGGAAAGGTGAATGCGTTAGATGAAAAAACACTTGAAGCTTTAGAAAATCATCTCCCTTTAAAGCACGTATCAGTTGATGCTTTTGAAGGTATCAAATTTTTAGATTTTGTGATCAATGTAGATATTGTCCAATCCAAATCGCAAATTCGAAGATTGATCGAAAATAAGGGGCTCTATCTAAACGAAACGCTGCTTGATGACTTTCATTATGTTTTATCCAAAAAAGATTTAATTGGCCCCTATCTTCTTTTTTCCTTGGGGAAAAAGACAAAAATCCTTGTAAAAGTTACAAAAAATTAAAAAAATCATAAAAACACTTGTCGAAATATCTTAAAGTTTACACAATCAGCAGTGTAGGCAAAAAAAATAAAAAGGGTTATTGCAATTTTAAAGCACATATCCTAAAAGGGCGTTAAAGCTTAACAACTAATGTTATGCACAAAACCCTTCAGAGGCTTTGCTAGGGGAATAAAATACAAGTACCTCCGACAAACACAACTCTAAAGAGTTGGGTGAGGAGGAGGAGTTTATTCTCCCAGTAAAGCATATGAAGCGAGATTTATGTGTAATATCAGTTAAAAATTAAAGGAGTCTTCGATGATAACACACACAAAAAAAATGCTCATCAATAAAATTTCACAAAAACATGGAATTCATCCAAATGATGTAAGAGCTGTGATTCAAGCTTTTTTAGATGAAATGA
This genomic interval from Chlamydiota bacterium contains the following:
- the rpiA gene encoding Ribose-5-phosphate isomerase A, which gives rise to MMDQVKQEVGERAAQFVEDGMLIGLGTGSTAKYFIEALIERVKKEHLNIEVVATSKESEILAKEGGLKFRDINQITKIDLTLDGADEIDLKSFSLIKGGGGALTREKIVADMSEKMIVLVDETKLVDRLGMHWKLPVEIVAFGRDSIKHKLEKLGYFGSYRQKEDELFFTDNGGVILDIEIPSDKKPETMHEEIKKVTGVIETGFFFDLATAAIVGYSNGDVKVFDKLS
- the ptsH gene encoding Phosphocarrier protein HPr, with translation MEDMFYTQEEKHEGSFEIANDKGLHTRPSAELAKLAMTFSSNISLILDNQKVNAKSLLEILTLSATKGSVIKIEAVGKDSKQVIDELCQLACKNFKMAY
- a CDS encoding hypothetical protein (GTP cyclohydrolase 1 type 2 homolog), with product MISRQELLAYCDSLLKPEEFDDYCHNGLQVEGTESIQKIASAVSCTQESIEKAIKLGAQCLFCHHGLFWYKSPQTITGPMRKKLKQALRADLNIIGYHLPLDYSEQFGNNFMAAKRLGLKNLEHFGMSNIGVRGTLDSIDIDAFQKQCESLFGQKGHLALFGKKTLQSCAIISGGAHRDFIHAIHLGVDAFITGSFDEPMWHMAKEYNCHFLAFGHDKTEQIGIQTLTQHLADKFKLETTFIDLGCPF
- the tyrS gene encoding Tyrosine--tRNA ligase, with protein sequence MENVFDVLKERGFLDAVTSKDLQKHLQKPRKIYLGFDPTADSLHVGSLVGIMVLKWLQKFGHQPIVMLGGGTGYIGDPSGKSQERPLLQDHIIKENVAGIKKLFSQILDFSDPKIAPEFYNNHDWFCDFSVLDFLRDVGKHFRIGTMLAKDNVKKRLHSNEGLSFTEFSYSLLQGYDFYKLFTHGVDVQIGGSDQWGNIVSGLDLIRKKTDKQAFGMTYPLLTKPDGTKYGKTEQGTIWLSENKLNVYAFYQFFIRIPDEEVIHLMKILTFLDLEEIASYETHLKAHPQATQKALAKEVTTIVHGEEKTKLAIQASQLAHPGKVNALDEKTLEALENHLPLKHVSVDAFEGIKFLDFVINVDIVQSKSQIRRLIENKGLYLNETLLDDFHYVLSKKDLIGPYLLFSLGKKTKILVKVTKN
- the pepF1 gene encoding Oligoendopeptidase F, plasmid; translated protein: MTTWNLKRFYPSFQAWVKDFVSLEKRIKKEPLKAFVKAKTTTAFFKLLKTFFTLSQHLEKVYTYIHLVHDLDLANTSAKTQYKKILQLVQDFENQSAFISPLLIKQKTPLLKALQKRYPQFITKLLRQKKHTLSEKEEQILASSSLMAAVPSQTFSVLNNVDFDFGFVLDKNKKKKRLTHGSYLAFLKNPDRTLRKHAFCALHNTFKSMQNTLTELLSGHVQTHLFHSKTKHFSSPLDAALFDKKIDTSVYYNLIKSVQKALPSLHTFLKLKRDLLSLKSMHLYDVYLPLYSNKKRYDYKDAKTCVLEAIKPLGKDYHRILQQGLNQWDWVDVYEKKHKRSGAYSSGCYDSDPYILLNYTHTLYDVFVLAHEGGHSMHSYLSKYTQPFDEASYPIFLAEIASITNEELLFAHLLKQAKTDKEKAALLAMRLDDVRATLFRQTMFAEFELWMHETIEATPLTSQLLCQKYYALNKAYFGSGVNVDQEIEIEWARIPHFYFNFYVFNYATSYCIAQTFAKQILAGNEKAKKGYLTLLKSGGSKFPIDLLKELGLDLTTSKVFDTALKDFAKKTKELKTLLHKK